One Terriglobia bacterium DNA segment encodes these proteins:
- a CDS encoding M20/M25/M40 family metallo-hydrolase: protein MDVVALTRRLVDIASVTGEEHAVGGFLLQHLRGSGWEAAPIPVDQHRFNVFAHSKTALPTIVFCTHMDTVPPFIPSSEDGEKVYGRGSCDAKGIMAAQITAAERLRDDGAAVGLLFTVGEERDSIGAKTANQHAPGSKFLIDGEPTDNRLAIATKGVLNVRLTARGKMAHSAYPEEGESAIEKLLDALARLRAMELPRVPEIGQCTLNIGTISGGRAPNVVADEAHAEVLYRMVTASDDIKQRIQQWVGTLAEVEFGADSPFMKLRTVDGMPTMVASFSTDIPHLRNWGEPLLLGPGSIHVAHTEREFVAKQELHEAVELYCSVARKLL from the coding sequence ATGGACGTGGTCGCGCTCACCCGTCGCCTGGTGGACATCGCCTCGGTCACGGGCGAGGAACATGCCGTCGGCGGATTCCTGCTCCAGCACCTGCGCGGCAGCGGCTGGGAGGCCGCACCCATCCCCGTCGATCAGCACCGTTTCAACGTTTTCGCGCACTCCAAGACTGCCCTGCCGACCATCGTGTTCTGCACCCACATGGACACGGTTCCGCCGTTCATCCCTTCCTCGGAGGATGGCGAGAAGGTGTACGGGCGGGGGTCGTGCGACGCAAAGGGGATCATGGCGGCGCAGATCACCGCCGCCGAGCGCCTGCGAGACGACGGGGCGGCGGTCGGGTTGCTGTTCACCGTAGGCGAGGAGCGGGACTCCATCGGCGCCAAGACCGCCAACCAGCACGCGCCCGGCTCCAAGTTTCTGATCGACGGCGAGCCGACGGACAACAGGCTGGCCATCGCTACCAAGGGCGTACTCAACGTCCGCCTGACCGCGCGCGGCAAGATGGCGCACTCGGCGTATCCCGAAGAGGGCGAGTCGGCCATCGAGAAGCTGCTGGACGCACTGGCGCGGCTGCGCGCCATGGAATTGCCGAGAGTGCCCGAGATCGGGCAGTGCACGCTGAACATCGGAACCATCAGCGGCGGGCGCGCGCCCAATGTGGTCGCCGACGAGGCGCACGCCGAGGTCCTCTACCGCATGGTGACCGCCTCCGACGATATCAAGCAGCGCATCCAGCAGTGGGTCGGAACGCTGGCCGAGGTTGAGTTTGGCGCCGACTCGCCCTTCATGAAGCTGCGCACCGTAGACGGAATGCCCACCATGGTCGCGTCCTTCTCCACCGACATCCCCCACCTGCGCAACTGGGGCGAGCCGCTGCTGCTGGGCCCGGGCTCCATCCACGTCGCGCACACCGAGCGCGAATTCGTGGCGAAACAGGAGCTGCACGAGGCGGTAGAGCTGTACTGCTCGGTGGCTCGCAAACTTCTCTAA
- a CDS encoding DUF4147 domain-containing protein has translation MGRTASAGSSSQATPHMRETAREIFLDALDRSSIAKAFDRHVSYSRGVLQVAEDLYNIGTYSRVFVVAFGKAAHTMVEALAGQMGGSVGGIVACPEAPPAKVFGFRYFQGGHPVPNEESILGANAVLRSLHGATARWLVLYLISGGGSAVIEKPIDADIGLEDLVATYRELVLCGAPIAEINAIRKHLSAVKGGRLAQAAREAQQVSILVSDVPPAALDSLASGPTMGDSTTVEDCYAIVRKYGLLSRFPPSVRDLFQTRALEETPKPGDPLFHRSRWWPILSSATAQKAAADKAALSGFTVEEDNTCDDWDYAKAADHLLKRLQELRKGASRVCLISAGEVTVKVSQPAGTGGRNQQFALYCAEKIAGQNICVLSAGTDGVDGNSRAAGAVVDGTTVARARATGLDVERALKEFDAYPLFEKLGDAIVTGPTGNNVRDLRILLAD, from the coding sequence ATGGGACGCACAGCCAGCGCGGGGAGCAGTTCGCAAGCGACGCCGCACATGCGCGAGACGGCGCGGGAGATCTTCCTGGATGCGCTGGATCGATCCAGCATCGCCAAGGCATTCGATCGGCACGTGAGTTACAGCCGCGGAGTCCTGCAAGTGGCGGAAGATCTCTACAACATCGGCACGTACAGCCGGGTGTTCGTGGTTGCCTTCGGCAAGGCGGCGCACACCATGGTGGAGGCGCTCGCCGGCCAGATGGGCGGCAGCGTGGGCGGCATCGTTGCCTGCCCGGAGGCGCCCCCGGCGAAGGTCTTCGGCTTCCGCTATTTCCAGGGTGGACACCCGGTTCCCAACGAAGAGTCGATCCTCGGCGCCAATGCCGTCTTGCGCAGCCTGCACGGGGCCACAGCGCGCTGGCTGGTGCTCTACCTGATCAGCGGCGGCGGCTCGGCCGTGATCGAAAAGCCGATCGACGCCGACATCGGCCTCGAGGACCTGGTCGCCACCTATCGCGAGCTGGTGCTGTGCGGCGCGCCCATCGCCGAGATCAACGCCATCCGCAAGCACCTCTCGGCAGTCAAGGGAGGGCGGCTGGCGCAGGCGGCGCGCGAGGCCCAGCAGGTTTCGATCCTGGTCTCCGACGTGCCGCCGGCTGCGCTGGACTCTCTCGCTTCCGGCCCCACCATGGGGGACTCGACGACCGTCGAGGACTGTTACGCCATCGTGCGCAAGTACGGCCTGCTGAGCAGATTCCCGCCCTCGGTGCGCGATCTGTTCCAGACCCGCGCGCTGGAGGAAACCCCCAAGCCCGGCGATCCGCTATTCCACCGCTCGCGCTGGTGGCCGATCCTGTCCAGCGCGACGGCCCAGAAGGCTGCGGCCGACAAAGCTGCCCTGAGTGGCTTCACGGTCGAGGAGGACAACACGTGCGACGATTGGGATTACGCGAAGGCGGCGGACCACCTGCTGAAGCGACTACAAGAGTTACGCAAGGGAGCGTCGCGGGTGTGTTTGATCTCCGCCGGCGAGGTGACGGTGAAAGTCTCCCAGCCCGCGGGGACCGGAGGGCGCAACCAGCAGTTCGCGCTGTACTGCGCGGAGAAGATCGCGGGGCAGAACATCTGCGTGCTGAGCGCGGGCACGGACGGCGTGGATGGCAACAGTCGAGCAGCCGGCGCTGTGGTGGACGGCACGACCGTGGCGCGTGCGCGTGCGACGGGGCTGGATGTCGAGAGAGCGCTTAAAGAATTCGACGCCTATCCGCTGTTCGAGAAGCTAGGAGATGCGATCGTCACCGGGCCGACGGGAAACAACGTGCGCGACCTGAGGATCCTGCTCGCCGATTGA
- a CDS encoding alpha/beta hydrolase, which yields MRRRITVASRWSPARSRKCGRVAGILAGTRLHSPTQIQSLFLDGPAGRLEALLNAGKPDATHAALVCPPHPLFGGTMHNKVVFHATKALNGLGFPALRFNFRGTGRSEGKHDEGRGERDDVRAALDWLERQFHLPIVVAGFSFGASTGLRACCPDARVQAMISLGTPVEVEGRTYRYSFLTDCAKPKLFISGDRDPYGPLETLEAVVARAHPPKRLVLIAGSGHFFEGKLAEVRHTIEGWVRETLNLGSPSSPGS from the coding sequence ATGCGGAGGAGGATAACAGTCGCTAGTCGCTGGTCGCCAGCCAGGAGTCGGAAATGCGGCCGTGTTGCTGGTATTCTTGCCGGAACGCGCTTGCACTCACCAACCCAGATCCAGAGCCTGTTCCTCGACGGTCCGGCCGGACGCCTCGAGGCCCTGCTGAACGCGGGCAAGCCGGACGCGACGCACGCCGCGCTGGTGTGCCCTCCCCATCCGCTTTTTGGCGGCACCATGCACAACAAGGTGGTCTTCCACGCCACGAAGGCGCTCAACGGATTGGGTTTCCCCGCGCTGCGCTTCAACTTCCGCGGCACGGGACGCAGCGAAGGCAAGCACGACGAAGGCCGCGGCGAACGCGACGACGTGCGCGCTGCGCTGGATTGGCTCGAGCGCCAGTTCCACCTGCCCATCGTCGTCGCGGGATTTTCTTTCGGGGCTTCCACCGGCCTGCGCGCCTGCTGCCCCGATGCCCGCGTGCAGGCGATGATCTCCCTGGGCACTCCGGTCGAAGTCGAAGGGCGCACCTACCGCTACAGCTTTCTGACGGACTGCGCCAAGCCCAAACTGTTCATCAGCGGCGACCGCGATCCCTACGGCCCACTCGAGACCCTGGAAGCGGTAGTAGCGCGCGCCCATCCGCCCAAGAGACTCGTGCTCATCGCAGGCAGCGGACACTTCTTCGAGGGAAAACTCGCAGAAGTGAGGCACACCATCGAAGGATGGGTGCGGGAGACGCTGAACCTTGGATCGCCGTCATCGCCGGGATCATGA